From a region of the Neobacillus niacini genome:
- a CDS encoding SEC-C domain-containing protein, translating into MVLNKFERMEKIDSYEPCPCGSEKNFKFCCYQKARNGKGKTTINLEEYTDSRLHHEITKVWDDTDFKVCLGFNPEECKPLIKSAHAIQNNRILNRISEDGHVYTISSTVSKKGIDPVFKKVSKNKASTFFGFCDYHDTELFKQIELEDYVGSPLQNFLFAFRGFCLEYHRKIRKMNTIRNHIKKNPALLLEPFGIHNYRVAQFDIEDSIIEYEIFKEDYSNGKFDNLVTIHRNLNFEVDFAISSAFAVKDDLLGNEINNIFSIESEIVPNIYINIFPIEDGTTIILSYNKRYDNVYNQLFEQIKVLDDDHLIKYLNFLVINYTENVFLSPRLIDSMDKKQKDSLLQSFQTSMLPEKTLELIIEDQYFKFNLFQKTNKVIN; encoded by the coding sequence ATGGTCTTAAATAAGTTTGAAAGAATGGAAAAAATAGACTCATATGAGCCTTGTCCTTGTGGGTCAGAAAAGAATTTTAAGTTTTGCTGTTATCAAAAAGCAAGAAATGGAAAAGGTAAAACAACTATTAATCTGGAAGAATATACAGATAGTAGACTCCACCATGAAATAACGAAAGTGTGGGATGACACAGATTTTAAGGTCTGTCTAGGTTTTAACCCTGAGGAATGCAAACCATTAATTAAGAGTGCACATGCAATACAAAATAATAGAATTTTAAATAGGATTAGTGAGGATGGTCACGTATACACTATATCATCAACAGTTTCAAAAAAAGGCATTGACCCTGTTTTTAAAAAGGTAAGCAAAAATAAAGCAAGTACATTTTTCGGATTTTGTGATTATCATGATACAGAACTGTTTAAACAGATTGAGCTTGAAGATTATGTAGGAAGTCCCTTACAAAACTTTTTGTTTGCATTTAGAGGTTTCTGCCTCGAATATCACAGGAAAATCAGGAAAATGAATACAATTAGAAATCATATTAAGAAAAATCCTGCATTACTTCTAGAGCCTTTCGGTATTCATAATTACCGTGTGGCTCAATTTGATATCGAGGATTCAATAATAGAGTACGAAATCTTTAAAGAGGATTATTCAAACGGTAAATTTGATAATCTGGTCACTATTCACAGAAACTTAAACTTCGAGGTTGATTTTGCAATCAGCTCTGCATTTGCTGTTAAAGATGATTTGTTGGGAAATGAAATTAATAATATTTTTAGTATCGAGTCAGAAATAGTACCAAATATTTATATAAATATTTTTCCTATAGAAGACGGAACTACAATCATCCTTTCGTATAACAAAAGATATGACAATGTGTATAATCAATTGTTCGAACAAATAAAAGTACTAGATGATGACCACTTAATTAAATATTTGAATTTCCTTGTCATTAATTACACTGAAAACGTGTTCTTAAGTCCTCGACTTATAGACAGTATGGATAAAAAGCAAAAAGATTCCTTACTACAAAGTTTTCAAACTTCAATGCTTCCGGAAAAAACGTTAGAACTGATAATTGAAGACCAATACTTTAAGTTTAATCTTTTTCAAAAAACAAATAAGGTTATAAATTAA
- a CDS encoding DUF308 domain-containing protein produces the protein MEYKLEFFKEQYDKQIEVKEALGNRFALITTIVPLLFGGIFFCISNINDLENHPLSFWFLIGLGAISLILDIIIVVLLVGYFKGENYLYLQQPRVWYDIYEQCKTYTNNQPNPDVEEDFKNYLTEEYAKFSEYNWHVNNVRRNRLNLTHKFIIASIFSTLIACTCYFPSFFYDDANTQKVEITKHPTIKIQEVQNVNKSGKQSTTTKSESRNGSTKANNNSTTHQTN, from the coding sequence GTGGAATATAAACTTGAGTTCTTTAAAGAGCAATACGATAAACAGATAGAGGTAAAAGAAGCGTTAGGTAATCGGTTTGCACTTATAACTACCATTGTTCCTTTGCTGTTTGGGGGTATCTTTTTTTGCATTAGTAATATAAACGATTTAGAAAATCATCCCTTATCTTTCTGGTTTCTAATTGGTTTAGGTGCAATATCTCTAATTTTAGACATAATTATCGTGGTTCTTCTGGTGGGTTATTTTAAAGGTGAAAATTATTTGTATTTACAACAACCTAGGGTTTGGTATGATATCTACGAACAGTGTAAAACGTATACAAATAACCAGCCAAACCCAGATGTAGAAGAAGATTTTAAGAATTATCTTACTGAAGAGTATGCTAAATTTTCGGAGTATAATTGGCATGTAAATAATGTCAGGAGAAATAGGTTGAACTTAACTCATAAGTTTATTATAGCTTCAATTTTTTCTACATTAATTGCATGTACTTGCTATTTTCCAAGCTTTTTTTATGATGATGCCAATACACAGAAAGTTGAAATAACAAAACATCCAACAATAAAAATTCAAGAGGTGCAAAATGTCAACAAATCAGGGAAGCAATCCACAACAACCAAATCCGAGTCCAGGAACGGATCCACAAAAGCGAACAATAATAGTACCACCCACCAAACCAATTAA
- the comGB gene encoding competence type IV pilus assembly protein ComGB — MKSHNWTINEQANLLKRIGELLERGYPIAEAIESLILHLPKNRKEEMYKCLTDLKNGISFHDVLNNIGFHKDLTGYVYFAEQHGSFVEALLEGSNLALVKENDRKKLLKLLQYPALLTFITGFLFVFVQKLLLPKFTSLFQSMSLEANFFMKVLYSFDQYFPRFIAGLVLLLAVGSIYYFFVFRKVSILRQRSLLVRIPIIGRILKLLFTHYFSVQLSFLLAGGISVFEALNLFEKNHRQPFYSQLGMVIKQKLFTGEKLESILASFPFFEKEFPMIIKHGQENGKLEQELLFFSEHCMVIMEERIEKSLKMIQPLLYLFIGFLVVSMYLAILLPMFQLLDGI; from the coding sequence ATGAAGAGCCATAATTGGACCATTAATGAGCAGGCAAATTTATTAAAAAGGATTGGAGAATTATTGGAACGCGGTTACCCAATTGCAGAAGCAATCGAATCCCTAATCTTGCATTTACCAAAAAATCGAAAGGAGGAAATGTACAAATGTTTGACTGATTTGAAAAATGGGATTTCCTTTCATGATGTTTTAAATAATATCGGGTTTCACAAGGATTTAACTGGTTATGTCTATTTTGCGGAACAGCATGGCAGCTTCGTGGAGGCACTACTAGAAGGAAGCAATTTAGCCTTAGTTAAGGAGAATGATAGGAAAAAGCTTTTGAAACTATTACAGTATCCAGCTTTACTTACCTTTATTACAGGTTTTCTTTTTGTGTTTGTCCAAAAATTATTGCTGCCCAAATTTACAAGCCTCTTCCAATCTATGAGTCTTGAAGCGAATTTCTTTATGAAAGTACTTTATTCCTTTGATCAATATTTTCCTCGCTTTATTGCGGGTTTAGTGCTCCTCCTGGCAGTTGGTTCAATTTATTATTTTTTTGTATTTCGAAAAGTCTCCATTCTCCGGCAAAGATCACTTCTAGTGAGAATCCCGATTATTGGAAGAATCCTTAAATTGTTGTTTACTCATTATTTTTCTGTACAACTCAGCTTTCTTTTAGCAGGGGGTATTTCCGTATTTGAAGCACTAAACTTATTTGAGAAGAATCACAGACAGCCATTTTATAGCCAATTGGGAATGGTGATTAAGCAGAAGCTGTTTACGGGTGAAAAACTAGAATCTATCCTGGCTTCCTTTCCATTCTTTGAAAAGGAATTCCCGATGATAATTAAACATGGTCAAGAGAATGGAAAATTGGAACAAGAATTACTCTTCTTCAGTGAGCACTGTATGGTGATTATGGAAGAAAGGATTGAAAAGAGTTTAAAAATGATTCAGCCTTTGCTCTATCTTTTTATTGGGTTTCTGGTTGTATCAATGTATTTAGCAATATTATTACCGATGTTCCAGCTATTAGATGGAATATAG
- a CDS encoding type I restriction endonuclease: MEFVNELKKLSDQVAQRKQYISNEEATKQSLIIPFLNVLGYDVFNPYEVEPEYGADFGSKKGEKVDYAIKKDGIPIIFIEAKSIHEKLDNHNGQLYRYFNSNPNVKFSILTNGDYFHFYTDLDQDNIMDKTPFFSFRLSTISNVEIETLQRFTKDNFENERLVEYAQELVYMTNINITLKELFKNPSDEFLRFLIKDFTNTRITNNVLERFRPIIKKAINQTMLGIISDGLFKEEKEPEIFQQEIATKEAAVTKENLVLEDTEDELEEDNVNPNIITTVEELRSFDIVREILLKADRDVSDIRYKDTVRYFGILNKVSTRWFIRINYDAKIPHFNLRIDIETCKSILPTCNPDVPSKKEGLSRIYFEKPEDLYHYEALIVASFDSVL, from the coding sequence ATGGAGTTTGTAAATGAGCTTAAAAAACTATCTGATCAAGTTGCACAAAGGAAACAGTATATTTCTAATGAAGAAGCTACAAAACAGTCACTGATAATTCCCTTTTTAAATGTTCTTGGATATGATGTATTTAACCCTTATGAAGTTGAGCCAGAATACGGTGCTGATTTTGGTAGTAAAAAAGGGGAAAAAGTTGATTATGCTATTAAAAAAGATGGTATCCCTATAATATTTATTGAAGCAAAATCAATTCATGAAAAACTAGACAATCACAACGGACAACTATACAGATACTTTAACTCAAATCCGAATGTAAAATTTTCTATTTTAACAAATGGTGATTACTTTCATTTTTATACTGACCTAGATCAGGATAACATCATGGATAAGACTCCATTTTTCAGCTTTAGACTTTCAACAATATCAAATGTAGAGATAGAAACTCTTCAAAGATTTACTAAAGACAATTTTGAGAATGAAAGACTCGTAGAGTACGCTCAGGAACTTGTTTATATGACAAACATAAATATTACACTGAAGGAATTATTTAAAAATCCATCTGATGAATTTTTACGATTTCTAATTAAAGACTTTACAAACACAAGAATTACTAATAATGTTTTAGAGCGTTTTAGACCCATTATCAAAAAAGCAATAAACCAAACTATGTTAGGTATTATTTCGGATGGGTTATTCAAAGAAGAAAAAGAACCAGAAATATTTCAACAAGAAATTGCCACAAAAGAAGCAGCTGTTACTAAAGAAAATCTAGTATTGGAAGATACTGAAGATGAATTAGAAGAAGATAATGTTAATCCAAACATTATTACAACCGTGGAAGAATTACGATCATTTGATATTGTTCGTGAAATTCTTTTAAAGGCTGATCGTGATGTTAGTGATATAAGGTATAAGGATACAGTTCGATATTTTGGTATCTTAAATAAAGTCTCAACACGTTGGTTTATACGCATTAACTATGATGCTAAAATCCCACATTTTAATTTAAGAATAGACATTGAAACATGTAAGTCCATATTGCCTACTTGCAATCCAGATGTTCCAAGTAAAAAAGAAGGGCTTAGCAGAATCTATTTTGAAAAACCAGAGGATTTATATCATTATGAAGCATTAATTGTGGCTTCTTTTGATTCCGTTTTATAA
- a CDS encoding Imm26 family immunity protein: protein MTGKKRKRIKIGDVYAIPLPNGKYAFGRIFKDAGIGIYKDIGESIEDTPKD, encoded by the coding sequence ATGACAGGAAAGAAACGAAAACGAATTAAAATTGGGGATGTGTATGCTATACCTTTGCCGAATGGCAAATATGCTTTTGGTAGAATATTTAAAGATGCTGGCATAGGAATTTATAAAGATATCGGAGAAAGTATTGAAGACACTCCAAAGGATTAG
- a CDS encoding DUF5677 domain-containing protein — MSLFDEILNTNIEDWTEYPNLNTLSKAILAGQQILELSASKENLKHHDVIIISMYRKVLEQADGLFILLDHDSNSAATSTIRTLYETSIGMQFIFEKENLLANRANSYYVSYMHEQITWAKKAIKTGELSTLYSFEELQKKITKFESSLAEEPLKSIHNVWLKEKVKLEKQNKHFPPKWYSLYGSAISFTQLASKFKGTHPFLYSGYSLESHGYTALQNVVTDEETKKQYLAPLRYRHSGYDTLCYLGRSIVNLCSSLMVNRYCTEIRLEFEEFFETNR, encoded by the coding sequence TTGAGTTTATTTGATGAAATACTTAACACAAATATTGAGGATTGGACTGAGTATCCAAACCTCAATACATTGAGTAAAGCGATATTAGCTGGACAACAAATTCTAGAATTGTCCGCTAGTAAAGAGAATTTAAAACATCATGATGTAATCATTATTTCGATGTATAGAAAGGTATTAGAGCAAGCAGATGGCTTATTTATTCTTCTAGACCATGATTCAAATAGTGCTGCCACCTCAACTATTAGAACATTGTACGAAACTTCTATTGGCATGCAATTCATTTTTGAAAAAGAAAATCTATTGGCAAATCGGGCAAACTCATACTACGTTTCTTACATGCACGAACAGATAACATGGGCAAAAAAAGCAATAAAAACTGGTGAACTTTCGACTTTATATTCATTTGAAGAGTTGCAAAAAAAAATAACAAAATTTGAATCCTCTTTAGCAGAAGAACCGTTGAAATCAATACATAATGTATGGTTAAAAGAAAAAGTAAAGTTAGAAAAGCAAAACAAACATTTTCCTCCCAAGTGGTATAGTCTTTATGGGAGTGCAATTAGTTTCACACAATTAGCTTCGAAATTTAAAGGCACTCATCCTTTTTTGTATTCAGGATATTCATTAGAATCACATGGATATACAGCACTCCAGAATGTTGTAACTGACGAAGAGACAAAGAAACAATACCTCGCACCACTTAGATATCGTCATTCTGGTTATGATACCCTCTGCTATCTTGGCAGGAGTATTGTAAATTTGTGTTCATCTTTAATGGTAAATCGCTATTGTACCGAAATTAGACTTGAGTTTGAAGAATTCTTTGAAACTAACCGCTAG
- a CDS encoding VOC family protein — protein MSDIVTLRGLSTVSFWAADLAGAKKWYAELLGIDPYFERPGYAEFRLGDYQHELGLIDSRYAPDGSVTSPAGVVVYWHVDDVTSTFKKLLSMGAKEYEAPTERGEGFITASVIDPFGNILGIMYNQHYLDVLSLTRKA, from the coding sequence ATGAGCGACATAGTGACATTACGAGGACTTTCCACAGTCAGTTTTTGGGCAGCTGATCTAGCAGGGGCAAAAAAGTGGTACGCCGAGCTATTGGGTATTGATCCATACTTCGAACGTCCAGGATATGCCGAGTTTCGCCTCGGTGATTACCAGCACGAGCTGGGATTGATTGATAGCCGTTACGCGCCAGATGGTTCAGTGACTAGTCCGGCTGGTGTTGTCGTGTACTGGCACGTCGACGATGTGACATCTACTTTCAAGAAGCTGCTATCTATGGGAGCAAAAGAGTACGAAGCACCTACAGAGCGAGGTGAGGGGTTCATCACTGCTTCCGTTATCGATCCCTTTGGGAACATCCTAGGTATTATGTATAACCAGCACTATTTAGATGTTCTGAGCTTGACCAGAAAAGCCTGA